A region of Phytohabitans rumicis DNA encodes the following proteins:
- a CDS encoding pectate lyase — MLHRQRRTALLVSAVGAVTLAAAGIVVSAGAAQAAVGCRVAYSVTAQWSGGFTANVNLTNIGDPLPTWAVTWSFGAGQTVTQGWNAAITQSGSSVRAANLSYNGNVATNATVSFGFNGGWNNSSNPAPTSFQVNGVTCTGGVTNPTTPGTNPTTAAPPTTAPPPTGSWPTPTGQVAVNGTIQVPASGLDGGMRRYCCIGDGSQEESQDPMFLLAPGATLSNVIIGAPAGDGVHCSGACTLRNVWWEDVGEDAATFRGSGSPQFLVDGGGARAASDKVFQHNGPGTLTIQNFQATNFGTFYRSCGNCSTQSQRNVVIRNVTLTRPGNTIAGINVNYGDTARFSGITIVNDSGRAMVICRKYNGNNTGAEPTQVGTGADGTNCIYSTSDLIYR; from the coding sequence ATGCTCCATAGACAACGCCGTACGGCGTTGCTCGTCTCCGCGGTCGGGGCCGTCACGCTGGCCGCGGCCGGGATCGTGGTGTCCGCCGGCGCGGCGCAGGCCGCCGTGGGCTGCCGGGTCGCCTACTCGGTGACCGCGCAGTGGTCGGGCGGGTTCACCGCGAACGTCAACCTCACCAACATCGGCGACCCGCTCCCCACGTGGGCCGTCACCTGGTCGTTCGGCGCCGGGCAGACGGTCACCCAGGGCTGGAACGCCGCGATCACGCAGAGCGGCAGCAGCGTCCGGGCGGCGAACCTGAGCTACAACGGCAACGTGGCCACCAACGCCACGGTCTCGTTCGGCTTCAACGGCGGCTGGAACAACAGCAGCAACCCGGCGCCGACCAGCTTCCAGGTCAACGGCGTCACCTGCACCGGCGGGGTCACCAACCCGACCACGCCGGGCACCAACCCGACGACCGCGGCGCCGCCCACCACCGCACCGCCGCCCACCGGCTCGTGGCCGACCCCGACCGGCCAGGTCGCGGTCAACGGCACGATCCAGGTGCCGGCCAGTGGCCTCGACGGCGGCATGCGCCGGTACTGCTGCATCGGCGACGGCAGCCAGGAGGAGAGCCAGGACCCGATGTTCCTGCTCGCCCCCGGTGCGACGCTGTCCAATGTGATCATCGGCGCGCCCGCCGGTGACGGCGTGCACTGCTCCGGCGCCTGCACGCTGCGCAACGTGTGGTGGGAGGACGTGGGCGAGGACGCGGCCACGTTCCGCGGCAGCGGCTCGCCGCAGTTCCTGGTGGACGGCGGCGGCGCCCGGGCGGCCAGCGACAAGGTCTTCCAGCACAACGGGCCGGGCACGCTGACCATCCAGAACTTCCAGGCCACCAACTTCGGCACGTTCTACCGTTCGTGCGGCAACTGCTCCACCCAGTCCCAGCGCAACGTGGTGATCCGCAACGTCACGCTGACCCGGCCGGGCAACACCATCGCCGGCATCAACGTCAACTACGGCGACACCGCCCGCTTCAGCGGCATCACCATCGTCAACGACTCCGGCCGTGCGATGGTCATCTGCCGCAAGTACAACGGCAACAACACCGGCGCCGAGCCCACCCAAGTGGGTACCGGTGCCGACGGCACCAACTGCATCTACTCCACATCGGACCTCATATACCGCTGA
- a CDS encoding IS1380 family transposase has translation MQSTAWSKDLRVTADGSGVVSHVGAVLLRMLADRAGLTEAVSGVLARRGWWPGHDRGRVLVDLAVMIADGGEAICDIDVLRHQGELFGPVASPATCWRALDEVGDRQLRRIAAARAQVRARVWALLGQLPRARAAGRDIGDGVVVLDVDSTIVLAHSDKEGAAPTYKHTFGFHPILVTCDNTGELLAVKLRPGNAGANTAADHLQVLAEAFAQIPAAHRRHLLVRGDSAAATHAVLDWLVEQGKRRGRAVEYSIGWAIGEAERTAIAAIPTSGWSPAINADGGIREGAQVAELTGLLDLPGWPDGMRVIVRRERPHPGAQLTLFEERDGWRYTAFITGTQVGALQWLEARHRAHARVEDRIRTGKDTGLGRLPSREFAINQAWCTAAAIAVDLLRWLQLLGLDGDLALAEPKRLRYRVLHTAARLTRGQRRRWLRIPATWPWATQITAAFDRIAAIPAPG, from the coding sequence GTGCAGTCTACGGCGTGGTCGAAGGATCTGCGGGTTACCGCGGACGGTTCGGGTGTGGTGTCGCACGTCGGTGCGGTGCTGCTGCGGATGCTGGCCGATCGGGCCGGCCTGACCGAGGCGGTCTCCGGTGTTTTGGCTCGACGTGGCTGGTGGCCGGGCCATGATCGAGGTCGGGTGTTGGTCGACCTGGCGGTGATGATCGCCGACGGTGGCGAGGCGATTTGCGACATCGACGTGCTGCGCCATCAGGGTGAGCTGTTCGGACCGGTCGCCTCACCGGCGACCTGCTGGCGGGCCCTGGACGAGGTCGGCGACCGCCAGCTGCGGCGGATCGCCGCGGCCCGTGCACAGGTCCGCGCCCGCGTGTGGGCGCTGCTCGGGCAGCTACCGCGAGCACGGGCCGCCGGCCGGGACATCGGCGACGGGGTAGTCGTGCTCGATGTCGACTCCACGATCGTGTTGGCGCATAGCGACAAGGAAGGCGCGGCGCCGACCTACAAGCACACGTTCGGGTTCCATCCGATCCTGGTCACCTGTGATAACACCGGCGAGTTGTTAGCGGTCAAGCTGCGGCCCGGCAACGCCGGCGCGAACACCGCCGCAGATCATCTCCAGGTCCTGGCGGAGGCGTTCGCGCAGATTCCCGCCGCCCATCGCAGGCACTTGCTGGTCCGTGGTGACTCGGCCGCCGCGACGCACGCCGTGCTGGACTGGTTGGTCGAGCAAGGCAAGCGTCGCGGCCGCGCCGTGGAGTACTCGATCGGCTGGGCGATCGGCGAAGCCGAGCGGACCGCTATCGCCGCCATCCCCACCTCGGGGTGGTCACCGGCCATCAACGCCGACGGCGGCATCCGCGAGGGTGCGCAGGTCGCCGAACTGACCGGCCTGCTCGATCTGCCCGGCTGGCCGGACGGGATGCGGGTGATCGTGCGCCGCGAACGCCCGCACCCCGGTGCACAGCTGACCCTCTTCGAGGAACGCGACGGCTGGCGCTACACCGCGTTCATCACCGGCACCCAGGTCGGTGCACTGCAATGGTTGGAGGCCCGCCACCGCGCCCACGCCCGCGTCGAGGACCGCATCCGCACCGGCAAAGACACCGGTCTTGGCCGACTGCCGTCCCGCGAGTTCGCGATCAACCAAGCCTGGTGCACCGCCGCAGCGATCGCCGTCGACCTGCTCCGCTGGCTCCAACTGCTCGGCCTGGACGGCGATCTCGCCCTGGCCGAACCCAAACGGCTGCGCTACCGCGTGCTGCACACCGCCGCCCGTCTGACCCGCGGCCAACGCCGCCGCTGGCTTCGCATCCCCGCCACCTGGCCCTGGGCCACCCAGATCACCGCCGCGTTCGACCGGATCGCGGCGATCCCCGCACCCGGCTGA
- a CDS encoding VOC family protein, giving the protein MVTEDPAAADRQAVVPMISYADGPAAMDWLTAAFGFVERLRWLDDDGRLSHGEMLAGDGLIMLATPTPEYEGPKAHREHCAQARAWSSVPWVVDGMLVYIDDVDAHCARARAAGATILSEPEGGYPGRRYRVEDLEGHRWMFTERAAPA; this is encoded by the coding sequence ATGGTGACCGAGGATCCTGCGGCGGCGGACCGGCAGGCGGTCGTGCCGATGATCTCCTACGCGGACGGGCCCGCCGCGATGGACTGGCTGACGGCGGCGTTCGGTTTCGTCGAACGCCTGCGCTGGCTGGACGACGACGGCCGGCTCAGCCACGGCGAGATGCTCGCCGGGGATGGCCTGATCATGCTGGCGACGCCGACGCCGGAGTACGAGGGTCCGAAGGCCCACCGGGAGCACTGTGCGCAGGCCCGGGCCTGGTCGTCCGTGCCCTGGGTGGTCGACGGCATGCTGGTCTACATCGACGACGTCGACGCCCACTGCGCGCGGGCCCGGGCGGCGGGCGCGACGATCCTGTCGGAGCCCGAGGGCGGCTACCCGGGCCGCCGCTATCGCGTGGAGGACCTCGAAGGCCACCGCTGGATGTTCACGGAACGCGCGGCACCTGCTTGA
- a CDS encoding peroxiredoxin: protein MASGLSNGDVVDDFELLDETGTPRRLSDYLANGPVVLFFYPAAMTRGCTIESCYFRDLAAEFAEAGAQRVGISRDSVDKQRQFSELHGFDYPLLSDPDGTVADLFGVRRRLPLGPLSTKRMTFVIDTDRRIIEVIHSEVSMNDHADRALAALRARASQPE from the coding sequence ATGGCTTCTGGATTGAGCAACGGCGATGTCGTCGACGACTTCGAGCTGCTCGACGAGACCGGCACCCCCCGCCGGCTCAGTGACTACCTCGCGAACGGGCCGGTGGTCCTGTTCTTCTACCCCGCCGCGATGACGCGCGGCTGCACGATCGAGAGCTGCTACTTCCGGGATCTGGCCGCCGAGTTCGCCGAGGCCGGCGCGCAGCGGGTCGGGATCAGCCGGGACAGCGTGGACAAGCAGCGGCAGTTCTCGGAGTTGCACGGTTTCGACTACCCGTTGCTGTCCGACCCGGACGGCACGGTGGCGGACCTGTTCGGCGTACGGCGACGGCTGCCGCTCGGCCCGCTGAGCACCAAGCGGATGACGTTCGTGATCGACACCGATCGGCGGATCATCGAGGTGATCCACAGCGAGGTGAGCATGAACGACCACGCGGACCGGGCGCTGGCGGCCCTGCGCGCCCGCGCGTCCCAGCCCGAGTAG
- a CDS encoding alpha/beta fold hydrolase, whose translation MATFVLIPGAGGTAWYWHRVEPLLRGRGHDVVAVDLPAGDDAAGLAEYADAVVAAIGDRTGLVLVAQSMAGFTAPLVCSRLDVDLLILVNAMIPAPGESPGDWWANTGHEEARVAQARRDGRPEEFDAVADFFHDVPAEVTAAAFAEGEPPQSGTPFARPWPLKRWPDVPTRFLQGRDDRFFPLEFQRRLARERLGLAIDDMPGGHLVALSHPEELARRLASYVAT comes from the coding sequence ATGGCGACGTTCGTGCTCATCCCGGGTGCCGGCGGCACCGCCTGGTACTGGCACCGGGTCGAGCCGCTGCTGCGCGGGCGCGGCCACGACGTCGTGGCCGTCGACCTGCCCGCCGGCGACGACGCGGCCGGGCTCGCCGAGTACGCCGACGCCGTCGTCGCCGCGATCGGCGACCGCACCGGGCTGGTCCTCGTCGCCCAGTCGATGGCCGGCTTCACCGCGCCGCTCGTGTGCTCGCGGCTGGACGTCGACCTGCTCATCCTGGTCAACGCGATGATCCCGGCGCCCGGCGAGTCGCCCGGCGACTGGTGGGCCAACACCGGCCACGAGGAGGCCCGCGTCGCCCAGGCCCGCCGCGACGGCCGGCCGGAGGAGTTCGACGCGGTGGCGGACTTCTTCCACGACGTACCGGCCGAGGTGACCGCGGCCGCCTTCGCGGAGGGCGAGCCGCCGCAGTCCGGTACGCCGTTCGCCCGGCCGTGGCCGCTGAAGCGCTGGCCCGACGTGCCGACGCGGTTCCTGCAGGGGCGGGACGACCGCTTCTTCCCGCTGGAGTTCCAGCGGCGGCTGGCCCGGGAGCGGCTGGGCCTGGCCATCGACGACATGCCCGGCGGCCACCTCGTCGCCCTGAGCCACCCGGAGGAACTGGCCCGCCGCCTCGCCTCCTACGTCGCGACCTAA
- a CDS encoding SIR2 family NAD-dependent protein deacylase: MERVVPPDAARLLGEARRVVVFTGAGISAESGVPTFRDDLTGLWARFDAQRLATPEAFDADPDLVWGWYEWRRARVRRAEPNPGHLATAAIQTRVPGSVVITQNVDDLHERAGSRAPIHLHGSLFAPRCVAAAAHPAAFPSTGDGEAIDPEEGRRTPPPRCTRCGALVRPGVVWFGEALPEAALAAAVQAAAACDVLLTVGTSGVVYPAAEIPTVAARSGAAVIQVNPEPTPLDQVCTVNLRGAAAHVLPALVAAAWEAR; the protein is encoded by the coding sequence ATGGAACGTGTGGTGCCGCCCGATGCCGCCAGGCTCCTTGGCGAGGCGCGTCGCGTGGTCGTGTTCACCGGCGCCGGGATCTCGGCCGAGAGCGGCGTGCCGACCTTCCGGGACGACCTCACCGGGCTGTGGGCACGTTTCGACGCACAGCGGCTGGCCACCCCGGAGGCGTTCGACGCGGACCCGGATCTGGTCTGGGGCTGGTACGAGTGGCGGCGCGCGCGGGTGCGCCGGGCCGAGCCCAACCCCGGACACCTGGCGACGGCCGCCATCCAGACGAGGGTGCCGGGAAGCGTCGTCATCACGCAGAACGTCGACGACCTGCACGAGCGGGCCGGGTCACGAGCTCCGATCCACCTGCACGGCAGCCTCTTCGCACCCCGCTGCGTGGCGGCGGCGGCCCACCCGGCGGCCTTTCCGAGTACGGGCGACGGCGAGGCGATCGATCCGGAGGAGGGACGCCGGACGCCGCCGCCCCGTTGTACGCGCTGCGGAGCGCTGGTGCGGCCCGGCGTGGTGTGGTTCGGTGAGGCGCTGCCCGAAGCGGCGCTGGCCGCGGCGGTGCAGGCGGCCGCCGCGTGCGATGTCCTGCTGACGGTCGGCACCTCCGGGGTCGTGTACCCGGCCGCGGAGATCCCCACGGTCGCGGCCCGCTCGGGTGCCGCCGTGATTCAGGTCAACCCGGAGCCGACGCCGCTCGACCAGGTCTGCACGGTCAATCTGCGCGGGGCCGCGGCCCACGTCCTCCCCGCCCTGGTCGCCGCCGCATGGGAGGCGCGCTGA
- a CDS encoding Hsp70 family protein, protein MTIGAYRLGVDFGTSTTVAVLAWPDGAVKPLVFDGSELLPSAVCVDGDGTLLVGRDALHAARARPEGFEPNPKRCVDDGAVLLGDVEVPVPELFAAVLRRVAVEARRVAGGPLASVTLTCPAGWGRRRRDVLTVAAGLAGLGTPALVAEPVAAASQFVDGAGHRVPVGSCAVVYDLGAGTFDAAVVRRTADGFEVVAEAGLFDAGGLDIDEAVVAYLGSVFVTRDADWWARLHHPATAEDRRAARLLRDDVRTGKEVLSRASSTLIRLPLFEDDAPLGREQLDLLARPILDRTLRTTRAVIDEAGIGTDAVAGLFLVGGSTRMPLVAALLHRSLGLVPTVIDRPELVVAEGSLRVPASADTDHADPVPVVAAGGSAIPEVRPASAEPAPAEPVDVERRPGNRRRRLLAAVVAALTVAALIVANEVRTREDGSGTLSPGPTASATASPTASATPAAPRRVGRLAGADWPVAFSRDGRTLATEGANYTVLLWDVTDPARPRRTATIKPNAASVNALDFSPDGRTLAIAGQATTASLWDVSDRARPVRTASLTGYTTGVYDLEFRPDGRTLATASLRVAVLWNVTDRTRPKRAAVLTDFTGAVSDVGFSQDGRLMATLDDAPSLMLWEFQDGKASPSRLATAATTGRSQALALSADKRTLATSNDDTVTFWDVRDHTRPAKLSTLPGGSVVDFSPDGDSLVTVSRYDVAQLWNIADPAKPVPRDTFDGDGARFGPDGILAVSAEDGVGLWTW, encoded by the coding sequence GTGACCATCGGCGCGTATCGGTTGGGTGTGGACTTCGGCACCTCCACCACGGTCGCGGTGCTCGCCTGGCCGGACGGTGCGGTCAAGCCGTTGGTGTTCGACGGTTCCGAGCTGTTGCCCTCGGCGGTCTGCGTCGACGGCGACGGCACCCTGCTGGTGGGGCGGGACGCGCTGCACGCCGCCCGGGCCCGTCCCGAGGGCTTCGAGCCGAACCCCAAGCGGTGCGTCGACGACGGCGCGGTCCTGCTCGGCGACGTCGAGGTCCCCGTTCCGGAGCTGTTCGCCGCGGTGCTGCGGCGCGTGGCCGTCGAGGCCCGCCGGGTGGCCGGCGGGCCGCTGGCGTCGGTGACGCTGACCTGTCCGGCGGGTTGGGGACGGCGGCGCCGAGATGTCCTGACCGTGGCGGCCGGCCTCGCCGGGCTGGGCACGCCGGCGCTGGTCGCCGAGCCGGTGGCGGCGGCCAGCCAGTTCGTCGACGGCGCCGGGCACCGGGTGCCGGTCGGGTCGTGCGCGGTGGTGTACGACCTGGGCGCCGGCACGTTCGACGCGGCCGTGGTGCGGCGTACCGCGGACGGGTTCGAGGTCGTGGCCGAGGCGGGGCTCTTCGACGCCGGCGGCCTCGACATCGACGAGGCGGTCGTCGCGTACCTCGGCAGCGTGTTCGTGACACGAGACGCCGACTGGTGGGCCCGGCTGCACCACCCCGCCACGGCCGAAGACCGGCGGGCCGCCCGCTTGCTGCGCGACGACGTGCGTACCGGCAAGGAGGTCCTGTCGCGGGCCTCGTCGACGCTCATCCGTCTTCCGCTGTTCGAGGACGACGCGCCGCTGGGCCGCGAGCAGCTCGACCTGCTGGCCCGACCGATCCTGGACCGCACGCTGCGAACGACCCGGGCCGTCATCGACGAGGCCGGCATCGGGACCGATGCGGTCGCCGGGCTGTTTCTCGTCGGCGGTTCCACCCGGATGCCGCTGGTGGCGGCTCTGCTGCACCGGTCCCTCGGGCTGGTGCCGACGGTCATCGACCGCCCCGAGTTGGTGGTCGCCGAGGGCAGCCTGCGCGTGCCGGCCAGCGCGGATACCGACCACGCGGATCCGGTGCCGGTGGTCGCGGCGGGCGGCTCCGCCATCCCGGAGGTGCGTCCGGCCAGCGCGGAGCCGGCTCCCGCCGAGCCGGTCGACGTCGAGCGCCGTCCGGGCAACCGCCGGCGTCGACTCCTCGCCGCCGTGGTCGCCGCGCTCACCGTGGCCGCCCTGATCGTCGCCAACGAGGTGCGCACCCGCGAAGACGGCTCCGGCACCCTCTCGCCAGGCCCGACGGCGTCAGCAACGGCATCGCCGACGGCGTCGGCGACACCGGCGGCACCGCGCCGGGTAGGACGGCTCGCCGGTGCCGACTGGCCCGTGGCGTTCAGCCGGGACGGGCGAACGCTCGCGACCGAGGGAGCCAACTACACGGTGCTGCTCTGGGACGTCACCGATCCGGCCCGCCCCCGCCGCACCGCGACCATCAAGCCCAACGCCGCCTCGGTAAACGCGCTCGATTTCAGCCCGGACGGACGCACGCTGGCCATCGCCGGACAGGCCACCACCGCGAGCCTGTGGGACGTGTCCGACCGGGCCCGTCCCGTCCGCACCGCCTCCCTCACCGGCTACACCACGGGCGTGTACGACCTCGAATTCCGGCCGGACGGGCGCACGCTGGCCACCGCCAGCCTTCGGGTCGCGGTGCTGTGGAACGTCACGGACCGCACCCGGCCGAAGCGCGCGGCCGTCCTGACCGACTTCACCGGTGCCGTCAGCGACGTCGGGTTCAGCCAGGACGGGCGCCTCATGGCCACCTTGGACGACGCCCCATCACTCATGCTGTGGGAGTTCCAGGACGGAAAGGCCAGCCCGTCCCGCCTGGCCACCGCCGCCACCACCGGCAGGAGCCAGGCATTGGCACTGAGCGCCGACAAGCGCACGCTGGCCACCTCGAACGACGACACGGTGACCTTCTGGGACGTGCGTGACCACACCCGACCGGCGAAGCTCAGCACGCTGCCGGGCGGCAGCGTCGTCGACTTCAGCCCCGACGGAGACAGCCTGGTCACGGTGAGCCGGTACGACGTGGCTCAACTGTGGAACATCGCCGACCCGGCCAAACCCGTACCCCGCGACACCTTTGACGGTGACGGTGCCCGGTTCGGCCCCGACGGGATCCTGGCGGTCAGCGCCGAGGACGGTGTCGGGCTCTGGACGTGGTGA
- a CDS encoding porin PorA family protein translates to MRKARALTVAGAAVLIAASAAVRFVAVPALVKLPADLDTSVRLSGTASLVDMAAIAAGDLGNTIRLNIPVTVSNRVRVTSTRGDTAIVLNESTVEGPGNATLQTTSHTWAIDRRTFLQAPAPPDSAVQPHTGLVLGFPLPPEPKDYPWWDFPTQTVVPARYRGTEQFAGRQAHVYTVHADGQVKDPVIVRTIPAGTPVTLTSISDTTFWVDTVTAVVLNVQQKQVTRASIAILGLTLPPITVFTLDASYSPESAATLRDTASTADQGLFILRTVIPLVLLGLGLALAALAIRARYAARTRTVRTGP, encoded by the coding sequence ATGCGCAAGGCACGCGCGCTCACCGTGGCGGGCGCCGCCGTTCTGATCGCGGCCAGCGCGGCGGTACGGTTCGTGGCCGTGCCGGCCCTGGTGAAGCTCCCGGCCGACCTGGACACGTCGGTGCGGCTGAGCGGCACCGCCAGCCTCGTGGACATGGCCGCCATCGCGGCCGGCGACCTGGGCAACACGATCCGTCTGAACATCCCGGTGACGGTCAGCAACCGGGTCCGGGTGACGTCGACCAGGGGCGACACCGCGATCGTCCTCAACGAGTCGACGGTGGAGGGCCCCGGCAACGCGACGCTGCAGACCACCTCCCACACGTGGGCGATCGACCGCAGGACGTTCCTGCAGGCTCCCGCGCCGCCGGACAGTGCGGTGCAGCCGCACACGGGCCTGGTGCTCGGCTTCCCGCTGCCTCCGGAGCCGAAAGACTATCCGTGGTGGGACTTCCCGACGCAGACCGTGGTGCCGGCCCGCTACCGGGGCACCGAGCAGTTCGCCGGCCGCCAGGCCCACGTCTACACGGTCCACGCCGACGGCCAGGTCAAGGACCCGGTGATCGTGCGGACGATTCCGGCGGGCACACCGGTGACCCTCACCTCGATCAGCGACACGACCTTCTGGGTCGACACCGTGACGGCGGTCGTCCTCAACGTGCAGCAGAAACAGGTCACCCGGGCGAGCATCGCGATCCTCGGCCTCACGCTGCCGCCGATCACCGTGTTCACATTGGACGCCAGCTACTCGCCCGAGTCGGCCGCCACCCTGCGCGACACGGCCAGCACCGCCGATCAAGGGCTCTTCATCCTGCGTACGGTCATCCCCCTCGTCCTGCTCGGCCTCGGCCTCGCGCTGGCGGCCCTGGCCATCCGCGCGCGCTACGCGGCCCGTACCCGGACTGTCCGAACTGGACCGTGA
- a CDS encoding zf-HC2 domain-containing protein, giving the protein MGCEHFREALSARLDGEDDPAERAATDAHLAGCAACRQWFDAAAAVTRLVRTAVIPEIRVSDDVLAAAPGPGAGGGRSSERSDDDGRRRLRPGPRASGASAGEQSRGRHRLVTALRVALGVLGVVQFLLGAAQIGGFAAAQHLHTSGVGGPNHLWHESAAWNVAVGAGFAWIALRRTRASGIIPTLTAFVGALTLLTASDVIAGRVDVDRVLSHAFIVAGYVIVVVLSRTAREPGEPPSDQHKPRPAWRAVFDDVAESPPRPPLRLVRERPAQARAGSWRRAA; this is encoded by the coding sequence GTGGGCTGCGAACACTTTCGGGAGGCGCTGTCGGCGCGCCTCGACGGCGAAGACGACCCGGCCGAGCGCGCCGCCACGGACGCTCACCTGGCCGGCTGCGCGGCATGCCGGCAGTGGTTCGACGCGGCGGCGGCGGTGACCCGGCTGGTGCGCACCGCCGTGATCCCCGAGATCCGGGTGAGCGACGACGTGCTCGCCGCGGCACCCGGCCCCGGGGCCGGCGGCGGCCGGTCGTCGGAGCGCAGCGACGACGACGGGCGTCGCCGGCTACGCCCGGGGCCGCGCGCGAGCGGAGCGAGCGCCGGCGAGCAGAGCCGTGGCCGGCACCGGCTGGTCACCGCGTTGCGGGTGGCGCTGGGCGTGCTGGGCGTCGTGCAGTTCCTGCTCGGCGCGGCGCAGATCGGCGGCTTCGCGGCCGCCCAGCACCTGCACACGTCGGGGGTCGGCGGCCCCAACCACCTCTGGCACGAGTCGGCCGCCTGGAACGTCGCCGTCGGTGCCGGCTTCGCCTGGATCGCGCTGCGCCGTACCCGCGCGTCCGGGATCATCCCGACGCTGACCGCGTTCGTGGGCGCGCTGACCCTGCTCACCGCCAGCGACGTCATCGCTGGGCGGGTGGACGTCGACCGGGTGCTGAGCCACGCGTTCATCGTCGCCGGCTACGTCATCGTGGTGGTCCTGTCCCGGACCGCCCGCGAACCCGGCGAACCCCCGTCCGACCAGCACAAGCCCCGGCCGGCGTGGCGCGCGGTCTTCGACGATGTGGCCGAGTCGCCGCCGCGCCCGCCGCTGCGGCTGGTCCGCGAGCGGCCCGCGCAGGCCCGCGCCGGCTCCTGGCGAAGGGCGGCGTGA
- a CDS encoding SAM-dependent methyltransferase, with product MNRPDWAPYGVDLDRPNAARVYDFYLGGAHNFAADRAMAQQALAGWPELPLIMRANRAFLRRAVRFLVRAGVRQFLDLGSGIPTVGNVHEVAHAQDPACRVVYVDIDPVAVAHSRAILDGDARVTAVQADLREPATVLGLAAEQGGLDLAEPVAVLLVAVLHFVPDADAPAKLITAYREATAPGSAIAVCHATADGQGDKAAEHRALYARTPTPMTMRSRAEITGMLAGYELVDPGLVYMTLWRPDDDEVPDRPESFPGYAAVGLR from the coding sequence GTGAACCGGCCGGACTGGGCACCCTACGGCGTCGACCTGGACCGGCCGAACGCGGCACGCGTCTACGACTTCTACCTCGGTGGCGCGCACAACTTCGCCGCCGATCGCGCGATGGCCCAGCAGGCGCTCGCCGGCTGGCCGGAGCTTCCGCTGATCATGCGGGCCAACCGTGCGTTCCTGCGCCGGGCGGTGCGGTTTCTGGTGCGGGCGGGCGTGCGCCAGTTCCTCGACCTGGGCTCCGGCATCCCGACCGTGGGCAACGTCCACGAGGTGGCGCACGCGCAGGACCCGGCGTGCCGGGTGGTCTACGTCGACATCGATCCGGTCGCGGTCGCGCACAGCCGCGCCATCCTGGACGGTGACGCGCGCGTCACCGCCGTCCAGGCCGACCTCCGCGAGCCGGCCACGGTGCTGGGCCTGGCCGCCGAGCAGGGCGGGCTGGACCTCGCCGAGCCGGTCGCTGTGCTCCTGGTGGCGGTGCTGCACTTCGTCCCGGACGCCGACGCCCCGGCCAAGCTGATCACCGCGTACCGCGAGGCCACCGCGCCGGGCAGCGCGATCGCCGTCTGCCACGCCACCGCCGACGGGCAGGGTGACAAGGCCGCCGAGCACCGCGCCCTGTACGCGCGCACCCCGACGCCGATGACCATGCGCTCGCGTGCCGAGATCACGGGCATGCTGGCGGGGTACGAACTGGTCGACCCCGGGCTCGTCTACATGACGCTGTGGCGCCCGGACGACGACGAGGTCCCGGACCGGCCGGAGAGCTTCCCGGGGTACGCGGCGGTGGGCTTGCGGTAA
- a CDS encoding PPOX class F420-dependent oxidoreductase produces the protein MTKNPFLVTVTLLGGLLLTATAVWCLSAPGSFADFVDFPRHEHFVHDLGAFQLGLGVALLLALIWADALATALCGFLAANAVHAANHFADLDIGGRTADAWAILLAALVTAGALWVRLRELGYVVGAVTVATSPALAPFVRQKTVRLTTYRRDGRPGASPVSIAVEGDHAYVRSFEKSLKTRRLRRDPRVEVASSTARGRVTGPAVPARMRLLRGAEARHAARILTAKHPLLHGVLVPLTHRLARAKTGHTVHFVLEPDPSRSAPPSAAGVPASAVGA, from the coding sequence ATGACTAAGAATCCCTTCCTCGTCACGGTGACGCTGCTCGGCGGGCTCCTGCTCACGGCCACGGCGGTGTGGTGCCTGTCGGCGCCCGGCTCGTTCGCGGACTTCGTGGATTTTCCGCGGCATGAGCACTTCGTGCACGACCTCGGCGCGTTCCAGCTGGGCCTCGGTGTGGCGCTGCTGCTCGCGTTGATCTGGGCGGACGCGTTGGCGACCGCGCTGTGCGGGTTCCTGGCCGCGAACGCGGTGCACGCCGCCAACCACTTCGCCGACCTGGACATCGGCGGCCGCACCGCAGACGCCTGGGCGATCCTGCTCGCCGCGCTGGTCACCGCCGGTGCGCTGTGGGTACGCCTGCGCGAACTGGGCTACGTCGTCGGCGCGGTGACGGTGGCGACCAGCCCGGCGCTGGCGCCGTTCGTACGGCAGAAGACCGTGCGGCTCACCACGTACCGGCGGGACGGGCGGCCCGGCGCCAGCCCGGTCAGCATCGCGGTGGAGGGCGACCACGCGTACGTGCGCAGCTTCGAGAAGTCGCTCAAGACCCGCCGGCTGCGCCGCGACCCCCGCGTGGAGGTCGCCTCGTCCACCGCCCGCGGGCGGGTGACCGGCCCCGCCGTACCCGCCCGGATGCGCCTGCTGCGCGGTGCCGAGGCCCGGCACGCCGCCCGCATACTGACCGCCAAGCATCCGCTGCTGCACGGCGTACTGGTCCCGTTGACGCACCGCCTGGCCCGCGCGAAGACCGGCCACACCGTCCACTTCGTCCTCGAACCGGACCCGTCCCGGTCCGCGCCCCCGTCGGCGGCCGGGGTCCCCGCGTCCGCCGTAGGCGCCTAG